In the Aromatoleum bremense genome, one interval contains:
- the miaA gene encoding tRNA (adenosine(37)-N6)-dimethylallyltransferase MiaA, which translates to MQPSALLLLGPTASGKTAAALALARVLPIEIVSVDSALVYRDMDIGTAKPTAAERAACPHHLIDIVSPAESYSAAHFRRDALRLIGEIHARGRIALLAGGTMLYFKALRDGLSDLPAADADLRADIDAAAARLGWPALHAQLAQLDPDAAARLDPADAQRIQRALEIVRLTGRPLAESYARREAAALPFRILPIALAPSDRAVLHARIEQRFDQMLAAGLIDEVRALRARYVLDAALPSMRCVGYRQVWEYLDGRDDYATMRFKGIAATRQLAKRQLTWQRQFRDSWPELVEIDCLRTDLTDAVGAAAARLLAPSQHAAH; encoded by the coding sequence ATGCAGCCCTCCGCCCTCCTCCTGCTCGGCCCCACCGCCAGCGGCAAGACCGCCGCCGCGCTGGCACTGGCGCGCGTGCTGCCGATCGAGATCGTCAGCGTCGATTCGGCCCTCGTCTATCGCGACATGGACATCGGCACCGCGAAGCCGACCGCAGCGGAACGCGCCGCCTGCCCGCACCACCTGATCGACATCGTGTCGCCCGCAGAAAGCTACTCGGCAGCGCACTTTCGTCGCGACGCGCTGCGGCTGATCGGCGAGATCCACGCGCGCGGCCGCATCGCGCTGCTCGCCGGCGGCACGATGCTGTACTTCAAGGCGCTGCGCGACGGGCTGTCGGACCTGCCCGCCGCCGACGCGGACCTGCGCGCCGACATCGACGCCGCCGCCGCGCGCCTCGGCTGGCCGGCACTGCATGCGCAACTCGCGCAACTCGATCCGGACGCCGCCGCGCGGCTCGACCCCGCCGACGCGCAGCGCATCCAGCGCGCGCTCGAGATCGTGCGCTTGACCGGACGGCCGCTTGCCGAGAGCTACGCCCGGCGCGAGGCCGCGGCGTTGCCGTTCCGCATTCTGCCGATCGCGCTCGCGCCATCGGATCGTGCGGTGCTGCATGCGCGCATCGAGCAGCGCTTCGACCAGATGCTCGCGGCCGGCCTCATCGACGAGGTGCGCGCGTTGCGCGCGCGCTATGTGCTCGACGCGGCGCTGCCATCGATGCGCTGCGTCGGCTACCGGCAGGTGTGGGAATATCTCGACGGCCGCGACGATTACGCCACGATGCGCTTCAAGGGCATCGCCGCGACGCGCCAGCTCGCCAAGCGCCAGCTCACGTGGCAACGGCAGTTCCGCGACAGCTGGCCCGAGCTCGTCGAGATCGACTGCCTGCGCACGGACCTCACCGATGCTGTCGGCGCAGCCGCCGCGCGCCTGCTCGCACCCTCACAGCACGCCGCGCACTAG
- the pcnB gene encoding polynucleotide adenylyltransferase PcnB has protein sequence MIRKLLRKVFQRAALPPVNTEPALIPVAQHGVRREQISPVARKVCTVLQEHGHKAFVVGGAVRDLLVGHPPKDYDVATSATPEEVRALFRRSRIIGRRFKIVHVMSGPETIEVSTFRASQAAESTETDEHGRVLRDNVFGSQAEDATRRDFTVNALYYDPTTEQIVDYHHGVADLKQKTLRIIGDPRARYREDPVRMLRGVRLGAKLGLTLDPAARHPIREMASLLENVPAARLFDEMLKLLFSGYALKCLEQLREEGLHHGLLPLLDVILEQPMGERFVRLALENTDERVRQDKSVSPGFLFATLLWHEVLAAWETRKRSGEHTQPALFAAMDDVLEAQAGKLAITRRIVGDIKEIWALQPRFDKCSGKTPYRLIEQPRYRAAWDFLRLRAQSGEIDLALPEWWDQFAHAGHDAREALLAEAAGRGEAPERKRRRRRRKPAETDTATIDAS, from the coding sequence ATGATCCGCAAGCTGCTGCGCAAAGTATTCCAGCGCGCCGCGCTGCCACCCGTGAATACCGAACCCGCGCTGATTCCCGTCGCTCAGCATGGCGTTCGCCGCGAGCAGATCTCGCCGGTCGCGCGCAAGGTCTGCACGGTGCTGCAGGAACACGGCCACAAGGCATTCGTCGTCGGCGGCGCAGTGCGCGATCTCCTTGTCGGCCACCCGCCGAAAGACTACGACGTCGCGACGAGCGCGACGCCCGAGGAAGTCCGCGCGCTGTTCCGCCGCTCGCGCATCATCGGCCGCCGCTTCAAGATCGTGCATGTCATGAGCGGTCCGGAGACGATCGAAGTGTCGACGTTTCGCGCGAGCCAGGCGGCCGAGAGCACTGAAACCGACGAACACGGCCGGGTGCTGCGCGACAACGTTTTCGGCTCGCAGGCCGAGGACGCGACACGGCGCGACTTTACCGTTAATGCGTTGTACTACGATCCGACGACCGAGCAGATCGTCGATTATCACCACGGCGTCGCCGACCTGAAGCAGAAGACGCTGCGCATCATCGGCGATCCGCGCGCGCGCTACCGCGAAGACCCGGTGCGGATGCTGCGCGGCGTGCGACTCGGCGCCAAGCTCGGCCTGACGCTCGACCCTGCCGCGCGCCACCCGATCCGCGAGATGGCCTCGCTGCTCGAAAACGTCCCGGCCGCGCGGCTCTTCGACGAGATGCTGAAGCTGCTGTTCTCCGGGTACGCGCTGAAATGCCTGGAACAGCTGCGCGAGGAAGGCCTGCACCACGGCCTGCTGCCACTGCTCGACGTAATCCTCGAACAGCCGATGGGCGAACGCTTCGTCAGGCTGGCCCTCGAGAATACCGACGAGCGCGTGCGCCAGGACAAATCGGTATCGCCGGGCTTCCTGTTCGCGACGCTGTTGTGGCACGAAGTGCTTGCCGCGTGGGAAACGCGCAAGCGCAGCGGCGAGCACACCCAGCCCGCGCTGTTCGCGGCGATGGACGACGTGCTCGAGGCGCAGGCCGGCAAGCTCGCGATCACACGGCGCATCGTTGGTGACATCAAGGAAATCTGGGCGCTGCAACCCCGCTTCGACAAGTGCAGCGGCAAGACGCCCTACCGCCTTATCGAACAGCCGCGTTACCGGGCCGCATGGGACTTCCTGCGCTTGCGCGCGCAGTCGGGCGAAATCGACCTGGCGCTCCCCGAGTGGTGGGACCAGTTCGCGCATGCCGGCCACGACGCACGCGAAGCCCTGCTCGCCGAGGCAGCCGGCCGCGGCGAAGCGCCCGAGCGCAAGCGGCGTCGGCGCCGGCGCAAGCCGGCCGAGACCGACACCGCCACCATCGACGCGTCATGA
- a CDS encoding efflux RND transporter permease subunit, which translates to MILSEICIKRPVFATVLSLLVLLIGLMSYSRLTVREYPNIDEPVVTVDTTYTGASAEIVESQVTKPLEDSLAGIEGVDVIQSISRQERSQITIRFRIERDADSAAADVRDRVSRQRRRLPDDIDEPVISKVEADASPIIWIAFSSDRHSSLELSDIASRIVKPRLQTLSGAADARVFGERRYSMRIWLDRDRLAAFNLTPQDVEDAIRRQNVELPAGRIESREREFAVVAQTDLDEPQEFEAVVVREPGTADGRPVRIRDVGRVEVAAQNERTLVRFMGKPAVSLGLIKQSVANPLDLKRGLVEMMPVLEAELPEGMTMSIANDTTVFIDRSIASVFTTIWEAVVLVAVICFFFLRNWRAMLVPLVTIPVSLVGAFTLMFAFGFSINTLTLLALVLAIGLVVDDAIVVLENIYRHIEEGMEPVQAAFRGAREIGFAVVAMTITLAAVYAPVAFMTGRTGKLFTEFALTLAGAVIVSGFVALTLSPMMCSKLLRHEQRHGRFYNAIERFLGWLTNGYRRALTTALQLRWVVVLAFVVVAGSSLVLLKTLKTELAPVEDRGRVVGIFSGPEGATIDFMGRYMSQVEAIFAQTPEVNRYLVISGSPTVSQGISFAGFTDWAERERSAAEIAGELRPKLSAVPGLLAFPVLPAAFGQSSRSRPVSFVITTSESYDELARHTERMLDELRAHPGFVSPDTDLKLTKPELAVDVDRDRAADLGIPVDVIGRTLETMLGGRQVTRYKKDAEQYDVIVQVEAASRTIARDIREIYVRGKSGEMVPLANLVQVRETVSPRELNHFGQRRSVTISANLAPDFALGEALAFLEQTAARVLPAGYAIDYDGQSREFKTSSASLALTFVLALAFIYLVLAAQFESFRDPFIIMLTVPLSMTGALAALYFTGGTLNVYSQIGLVTLVGLITKHGILIVEFANQLRDGGAALRDAVIDASVLRLRPILMTTGAMVLGSIPLALATGAGAESRQQIGWVIVGGLLLGTVFTLFVVPTVYTLLARRERTRIEAEQPVAATE; encoded by the coding sequence ATGATCCTGTCCGAGATCTGCATCAAGCGCCCGGTGTTCGCGACGGTGCTGTCGCTGCTGGTGCTGCTGATCGGGCTGATGTCGTATTCGCGTCTGACGGTGCGCGAATACCCGAACATCGACGAGCCGGTCGTGACCGTGGACACGACCTACACCGGCGCGAGCGCCGAGATTGTCGAATCGCAGGTCACGAAGCCGCTCGAGGATTCGCTCGCAGGCATCGAAGGCGTCGACGTGATCCAGTCGATCAGCCGCCAGGAGCGCAGCCAGATCACGATCCGCTTTCGCATCGAGCGCGACGCCGACAGCGCCGCGGCCGACGTGCGCGACCGCGTGTCGCGCCAGCGCCGCCGCCTGCCGGACGACATCGACGAGCCGGTGATCTCGAAAGTTGAAGCCGACGCGAGCCCGATCATCTGGATCGCCTTCTCGTCGGATCGCCACTCGTCGCTCGAACTGAGCGACATCGCCAGCCGCATCGTCAAGCCGCGGCTGCAGACCCTGTCGGGCGCCGCCGACGCGCGCGTGTTCGGCGAGCGCCGCTATTCGATGCGCATCTGGCTTGATCGCGACCGGCTCGCGGCATTCAACCTCACGCCACAGGACGTCGAGGACGCGATCCGGCGCCAGAACGTCGAGCTGCCGGCCGGGCGCATCGAAAGCCGCGAGCGCGAATTCGCCGTCGTCGCGCAGACCGATCTCGACGAGCCGCAGGAGTTCGAGGCGGTCGTCGTGCGTGAACCCGGGACGGCCGACGGGCGCCCGGTGCGCATCCGCGACGTCGGCCGCGTCGAGGTCGCCGCGCAGAACGAGCGCACGCTGGTGCGTTTCATGGGCAAGCCGGCGGTGTCGCTCGGCCTGATCAAACAGTCGGTCGCGAACCCGCTCGACCTCAAGCGCGGCCTCGTCGAGATGATGCCGGTGCTCGAGGCGGAGCTGCCCGAAGGCATGACGATGAGCATCGCGAACGACACGACGGTGTTCATCGACCGCTCGATCGCGTCGGTGTTCACCACGATCTGGGAGGCGGTCGTCCTCGTCGCCGTGATCTGCTTCTTCTTTCTGCGCAACTGGCGCGCGATGCTGGTGCCGCTGGTGACGATCCCGGTGTCGCTCGTCGGCGCGTTCACGCTGATGTTCGCGTTCGGCTTCTCGATCAACACGCTGACGCTGCTCGCGCTGGTGCTCGCGATCGGCCTCGTCGTCGATGACGCGATCGTCGTGCTCGAGAACATCTACCGGCATATCGAGGAGGGCATGGAGCCCGTCCAGGCGGCATTCCGCGGCGCGCGCGAGATCGGCTTCGCCGTCGTCGCGATGACGATCACGCTCGCCGCGGTGTATGCGCCGGTCGCGTTCATGACCGGGCGCACCGGCAAGCTCTTCACCGAGTTCGCGTTGACGCTCGCCGGCGCGGTGATCGTGTCGGGCTTCGTCGCGCTGACCCTGTCGCCGATGATGTGCTCGAAGCTGCTGCGCCACGAGCAGCGGCACGGCCGCTTCTACAACGCGATCGAGCGGTTCCTCGGCTGGCTGACCAACGGCTACCGCCGCGCGCTGACCACCGCGCTGCAACTGCGCTGGGTCGTGGTGCTCGCGTTTGTCGTCGTCGCCGGCTCGTCGCTGGTACTGCTCAAGACGCTGAAGACGGAACTCGCACCGGTCGAGGACCGCGGCCGCGTCGTCGGCATCTTTTCCGGGCCGGAAGGCGCGACGATCGACTTCATGGGACGCTACATGTCGCAGGTCGAGGCGATCTTCGCCCAGACGCCGGAAGTCAATCGCTACCTCGTGATCTCGGGTAGCCCGACGGTGTCCCAGGGGATCTCGTTCGCCGGTTTCACGGACTGGGCCGAGCGCGAGCGCAGCGCCGCCGAGATCGCCGGCGAGCTGCGGCCGAAGCTCTCGGCGGTGCCGGGGCTGCTCGCGTTCCCGGTGCTGCCGGCGGCGTTCGGCCAGAGTTCGCGCTCGCGTCCGGTCAGCTTCGTCATCACGACGTCGGAGTCGTACGACGAACTCGCGCGCCACACCGAGCGGATGCTCGACGAGCTGCGCGCCCATCCGGGCTTCGTGTCGCCGGACACCGACCTGAAGCTGACGAAGCCGGAACTTGCGGTCGACGTCGACCGCGACCGCGCCGCCGACCTCGGCATTCCCGTCGACGTGATCGGCCGCACGCTCGAGACGATGCTCGGCGGGCGGCAGGTCACGCGCTACAAGAAGGACGCGGAACAGTACGACGTGATCGTGCAGGTCGAGGCGGCAAGCCGCACCATTGCCCGCGACATCCGCGAGATCTACGTGCGCGGCAAAAGCGGCGAGATGGTACCGCTCGCGAACCTCGTGCAGGTGCGCGAGACGGTCAGCCCGCGCGAGCTCAACCACTTCGGCCAGCGGCGTTCGGTGACCATTTCGGCGAACCTCGCGCCGGATTTTGCGCTCGGCGAGGCGCTGGCATTTCTCGAACAGACGGCCGCGCGCGTGCTGCCGGCCGGCTACGCGATCGACTACGACGGCCAGTCGCGCGAGTTCAAGACCAGCTCGGCGAGCCTCGCGCTGACCTTCGTGCTTGCGCTGGCGTTCATCTACCTCGTGCTGGCGGCCCAGTTCGAGAGCTTCCGCGACCCGTTCATCATCATGCTGACGGTGCCGCTGTCGATGACCGGCGCGCTCGCGGCGCTGTATTTCACCGGCGGCACGCTGAACGTCTATAGCCAGATTGGCCTCGTCACGCTGGTCGGCCTGATCACCAAGCACGGCATCCTGATCGTCGAGTTCGCGAACCAGCTGCGCGACGGTGGGGCTGCGCTGCGCGACGCGGTCATCGACGCGTCGGTGCTGCGGCTGCGCCCGATCCTGATGACGACCGGGGCGATGGTGCTCGGCTCGATCCCGCTCGCGCTCGCGACCGGCGCCGGCGCCGAGAGCCGCCAGCAGATCGGCTGGGTCATTGTCGGCGGCTTGCTGCTGGGCACGGTGTTCACGCTGTTCGTCGTGCCGACCGTCTATACGCTCCTCGCGCGCCGCGAGCGTACCCGCATCGAGGCCGAACAGCCGGTCGCGGCGACGGAATAA
- a CDS encoding AI-2E family transporter, producing MTQSRADRLQSAVWAGVALALVALLYALGPILAPFVIAAVFAYICDPPVNWMARRRIPRPLAVLLVILGLAAMLLLLLLILAPMIYREGIALVGRLPDLIELLNSRVAPQLMERFGIDVQLDAAFVRTWITENWSTAQDLVPVILGHLREGGSALVGLAALVLLIPVVMFYLLQDWPQLVANVQKIIPRPMLPRTLRIFNDIDSVLSQFLRGQLSVMLLLAVFYSVGLWLAGLKFALPVGVITGLLVFIPYIGFGGGLILAVLTALLQADGWSPLIGVAIVYGLGQAIESFVLTPYLVGERIGLHPVAVIFALMAFGQLFGFVGVLVALPASAAILVGLRELRAAWVASRLYRGDNESRIEETGK from the coding sequence ATGACCCAATCCCGCGCCGACCGTCTGCAATCCGCCGTGTGGGCCGGCGTTGCGCTTGCGCTCGTCGCGCTGCTCTACGCGCTGGGGCCGATCCTCGCACCGTTCGTGATCGCGGCGGTGTTCGCGTACATTTGCGACCCGCCGGTGAACTGGATGGCCCGGCGCCGCATTCCGCGGCCGCTCGCGGTGCTGCTGGTGATCCTCGGCCTGGCCGCGATGTTGCTGCTGCTACTGCTGATCCTCGCGCCGATGATCTATCGCGAGGGGATCGCGCTTGTGGGCCGCCTGCCGGACCTGATCGAGCTGCTCAATTCCCGCGTCGCACCGCAACTGATGGAGCGCTTCGGCATCGACGTGCAGCTCGATGCGGCGTTCGTGCGCACCTGGATCACCGAGAACTGGAGCACCGCACAGGACCTGGTGCCGGTCATCCTCGGCCACCTGCGCGAGGGCGGCAGCGCGCTGGTCGGCCTCGCGGCGCTCGTGCTGCTGATCCCGGTGGTGATGTTCTACCTGCTGCAGGACTGGCCGCAGCTGGTCGCGAACGTGCAGAAGATCATTCCGCGCCCGATGCTGCCGCGCACGTTGCGCATCTTCAACGACATCGATTCGGTGCTGTCGCAGTTCCTGCGCGGCCAGCTCTCCGTGATGCTGCTGCTCGCGGTGTTCTACAGCGTCGGCCTGTGGCTCGCCGGACTGAAGTTCGCGTTGCCGGTGGGCGTCATCACCGGCCTGCTGGTGTTCATCCCCTACATCGGCTTCGGCGGCGGCCTGATCCTCGCGGTCCTCACCGCACTGCTGCAGGCCGACGGCTGGTCGCCGCTGATCGGCGTCGCGATCGTGTACGGCCTCGGGCAGGCGATCGAGAGCTTCGTGCTGACGCCCTACCTCGTCGGCGAGCGCATCGGTCTGCATCCGGTTGCAGTGATCTTCGCGCTGATGGCGTTCGGCCAGCTGTTCGGCTTCGTCGGCGTGCTCGTCGCGCTGCCGGCAAGCGCGGCGATCCTCGTCGGCTTGCGCGAACTGCGTGCCGCATGGGTCGCGAGCCGCCTCTACCGGGGCGACAACGAATCGCGCATCGAGGAGACCGGCAAGTGA
- the purM gene encoding phosphoribosylformylglycinamidine cyclo-ligase → MSSPKPSLSYRDAGVDIDAGDALVDRIKPLAKRTMRPEVLGGIGGFGALFELSKKYREPVLVSGTDGVGTKLKLAFQLNKHDTVGQDLVAMSVNDILVQGAEPLFFLDYFACGKLDVDTAAAVVGGIARGCELSGCALIGGETAEMPGMYPDGEYDLAGFAVGAVEKSEIIDGSKIVPGDVVLGLASSGAHSNGYSLIRKILDLAKPDLDADFHGRPLRDVILEPTRLYVKPMLGLMQAIPGVVKGMAHITGGGLLENVPRILGPDLAARLEASSWTLPPLFQWLRDAGNVDAQEMYRVFNCGVGMVVIVSAAQADAAVQNLEAAGETVYRLGRIESRAEGAAQTTVG, encoded by the coding sequence TTGAGCTCCCCGAAACCTTCGCTTTCCTACCGCGACGCTGGCGTCGATATCGATGCCGGCGATGCGCTCGTCGACCGCATCAAGCCGCTCGCGAAACGCACCATGCGCCCCGAAGTGCTCGGTGGCATCGGCGGCTTCGGCGCGCTGTTCGAGTTGTCGAAAAAGTACCGCGAGCCGGTGCTGGTGTCGGGCACCGACGGTGTCGGCACGAAGCTGAAGCTCGCGTTCCAGCTGAACAAGCACGACACCGTCGGCCAGGACCTGGTCGCAATGAGCGTCAACGACATCCTAGTGCAGGGCGCCGAGCCACTGTTCTTCCTCGACTACTTCGCCTGCGGCAAGCTTGATGTCGACACCGCGGCAGCGGTCGTCGGCGGCATCGCGCGCGGCTGCGAGCTGTCCGGCTGCGCGCTGATCGGCGGCGAGACCGCCGAGATGCCCGGCATGTACCCGGACGGCGAATACGATCTGGCCGGCTTCGCGGTCGGCGCGGTCGAGAAGTCCGAAATCATCGACGGCTCGAAGATCGTCCCTGGCGACGTCGTCCTCGGCCTCGCGTCGAGCGGCGCGCATTCGAACGGCTATTCGCTGATCCGCAAGATCCTCGATCTGGCAAAGCCGGACCTCGACGCCGACTTCCACGGCCGTCCGCTGCGCGACGTGATCCTCGAACCGACGCGCCTGTACGTGAAGCCGATGCTCGGCCTGATGCAGGCGATCCCCGGCGTCGTCAAGGGCATGGCGCACATCACCGGCGGCGGCCTGCTCGAGAACGTGCCGCGCATCCTCGGCCCCGACCTGGCCGCGCGCCTCGAGGCGTCGTCGTGGACGCTGCCGCCGCTGTTCCAGTGGCTCCGTGACGCCGGCAACGTCGACGCGCAGGAAATGTATCGCGTCTTCAACTGCGGCGTCGGCATGGTCGTCATCGTGTCGGCCGCGCAGGCCGACGCGGCAGTGCAGAACCTCGAGGCCGCGGGCGAGACCGTCTATCGGCTCGGCCGGATCGAGTCGCGGGCCGAAGGCGCGGCGCAGACGACGGTCGGCTGA
- the hda gene encoding DnaA regulatory inactivator Hda yields the protein MKQLVLDIRPDTPPTLDNFVVGSNDELVAALDAIGAHAAHLYLWGPAGSGRSHLLRAAVAGARAAGRPALYVPAAEAGDELPQTGDALLAVDDVHALDAAAQVALFNAFNRARGNGQTLLLAGATAPLQLAVREDLRTRVGQCLVYEVRPLDDEARAAILRTLAERRGLPLADEVTDFLLRHGRRDLPSLLAVLDALDTASLERKRAVTLPLLREMIQAGLDI from the coding sequence GTGAAGCAGCTCGTGCTCGACATCCGCCCCGATACGCCGCCGACGCTCGACAACTTTGTCGTCGGCAGCAACGACGAACTGGTGGCCGCGCTCGACGCAATCGGAGCGCACGCCGCCCATCTGTATCTTTGGGGCCCCGCGGGCAGCGGGCGCAGCCATCTGTTGCGTGCGGCGGTCGCCGGCGCGCGCGCCGCAGGCCGCCCGGCCCTCTACGTCCCGGCCGCCGAAGCGGGGGACGAATTGCCGCAGACCGGCGACGCGCTGCTCGCCGTCGACGATGTTCACGCACTCGACGCAGCCGCGCAGGTCGCGCTGTTCAACGCGTTCAACCGCGCGCGCGGCAACGGCCAGACGCTGCTCCTGGCCGGCGCGACCGCCCCGCTGCAGCTCGCGGTGCGCGAGGATCTGCGTACCCGCGTCGGCCAGTGCCTGGTCTATGAAGTCCGCCCGCTCGACGATGAAGCGCGCGCCGCCATCCTGCGCACGCTCGCCGAGCGGCGCGGCCTGCCGCTCGCCGACGAAGTGACCGATTTCCTGCTGCGCCACGGCCGCCGCGACCTGCCGAGCCTGCTCGCGGTGCTCGATGCGCTCGACACCGCGTCGCTCGAACGCAAGCGCGCGGTCACCCTGCCGCTGCTGCGCGAGATGATCCAGGCCGGTCTCGACATATGA
- a CDS encoding efflux RND transporter periplasmic adaptor subunit encodes MPAPRRLIVVLSLVGLAALAGYAYYANRTPATPQPAGTAPAAQRGNGGAAGAAAKADPVGVETVTVTSETVADDVTAVGTLRSNESVVLRPEIAGRIAAIRFREGGPVRRGEVLIELDAAVQQAEVQQAKANLALAEANYGRTDDLFKRKFLSHSARDEAASQLEVARANMALAEAHLDRTRLRAPFAGVVGIRNVSVGDYVKEGDDLVNLEDIATLKVDFRLPENYLARVRPGQTLEITSDAIPGQRFEARVAAIDPLVDEQGRSVVMRATLPNEGLRLRPGMFARVRLILQQRADVAILPEEALVSAPGNVQFVYRVVDGKAQRVEVSTGVRRGTRVEVVRGLQAGDVVVTAGQLKLRDGAPVRVVRADGTGEAPSAGAAGGAG; translated from the coding sequence ATGCCCGCCCCTCGCCGCCTGATCGTCGTCCTCAGCCTCGTCGGCCTCGCCGCGCTTGCGGGCTACGCGTATTATGCGAACCGCACGCCGGCGACGCCGCAACCGGCGGGCACGGCGCCCGCGGCACAACGGGGCAATGGCGGCGCAGCCGGTGCTGCGGCGAAGGCGGACCCGGTCGGCGTCGAGACCGTCACGGTAACGTCCGAGACCGTCGCCGACGACGTCACCGCAGTCGGCACGTTGCGCTCGAATGAATCGGTCGTGCTGCGGCCCGAAATCGCCGGACGCATCGCCGCGATCCGGTTCCGCGAAGGCGGGCCGGTACGGCGCGGCGAAGTGCTGATCGAACTCGACGCGGCGGTGCAGCAGGCCGAAGTGCAGCAGGCGAAGGCGAACCTCGCGCTCGCCGAGGCGAATTACGGCCGCACCGACGATCTCTTCAAGCGCAAGTTCCTCAGCCACAGCGCCCGCGACGAAGCGGCTTCGCAACTCGAAGTCGCGCGCGCGAACATGGCGCTCGCCGAAGCGCACCTCGACCGCACGCGCCTGCGTGCGCCGTTCGCCGGCGTCGTCGGGATTCGCAACGTCAGTGTCGGCGACTACGTCAAGGAAGGCGACGACCTGGTCAATCTCGAGGATATCGCGACGCTGAAAGTCGATTTCCGCCTGCCGGAAAACTATCTCGCGCGCGTGCGCCCCGGGCAGACGCTCGAAATCACATCCGACGCGATTCCCGGTCAGCGCTTCGAGGCGCGGGTCGCCGCGATCGACCCGCTCGTCGACGAACAGGGACGCTCGGTCGTGATGCGCGCGACGCTTCCCAACGAAGGCCTGCGGCTGCGCCCGGGGATGTTCGCGCGCGTGCGGCTGATCCTGCAGCAGCGCGCCGACGTCGCGATCCTCCCCGAGGAGGCACTGGTGTCGGCGCCCGGGAACGTGCAGTTCGTCTATCGCGTCGTCGACGGCAAGGCGCAGCGCGTCGAGGTGTCGACCGGGGTGCGGCGCGGCACCCGCGTCGAAGTCGTGCGCGGCCTGCAGGCCGGCGATGTCGTTGTGACGGCGGGCCAGCTCAAGCTGCGCGACGGGGCGCCGGTGCGCGTCGTGCGCGCGGACGGGACTGGCGAGGCGCCCTCGGCAGGCGCCGCCGGCGGAGCCGGTTGA
- a CDS encoding HAD family hydrolase, whose protein sequence is MDLVLFDLDNTLLDGDSDFAWAQFLIAKGVLDREVQEAKNIGFYEQYKAGTLDIFEFLDFQLAPLARHPRAQLDAWHREFMATAVAPMITDKARRLVREQLDHGALVAVVTATNSFVTGPIVREFGIAHLIATIPAQEHGAFTGKPRGTPAFKAGKIKRVDSWLESIGLYHGSFSRSWFYSDSHNDLPLMARVTDPVAVDPDDTLRAHALAHGWPVISLR, encoded by the coding sequence TTGGACCTCGTACTATTCGACCTCGACAACACGCTGCTCGATGGCGACTCCGACTTCGCGTGGGCGCAGTTTCTCATCGCCAAGGGCGTGCTCGACCGCGAAGTGCAGGAAGCGAAGAACATCGGCTTCTACGAGCAATACAAGGCCGGCACGCTCGATATCTTCGAGTTCCTCGACTTCCAGCTCGCCCCGCTCGCGCGCCATCCGCGCGCGCAGCTCGACGCGTGGCACCGCGAATTCATGGCGACGGCCGTCGCACCGATGATCACCGACAAGGCCCGCCGGCTCGTGCGCGAACAGCTCGACCACGGCGCGCTGGTCGCAGTCGTCACTGCGACGAACAGCTTCGTCACCGGCCCGATCGTGCGCGAATTCGGCATCGCCCATCTCATCGCGACGATTCCGGCGCAGGAACACGGTGCGTTCACCGGCAAACCGCGTGGAACTCCGGCGTTCAAGGCGGGCAAGATCAAACGTGTCGACAGCTGGCTCGAGTCGATCGGCCTGTATCACGGCAGCTTCTCGCGCTCGTGGTTCTACAGCGACTCGCACAACGACCTGCCGCTGATGGCGCGCGTCACCGATCCGGTCGCTGTCGACCCCGATGACACGCTGCGCGCGCACGCGCTCGCCCATGGCTGGCCGGTCATCTCGCTGCGGTAA